The following coding sequences are from one Corticium candelabrum chromosome 20, ooCorCand1.1, whole genome shotgun sequence window:
- the LOC134195445 gene encoding histone H3-like centromeric protein A has translation MTRYKANPGKLSKTKKPSVSATSSPAVSDIVVPRASQMAGNRRRRSTTKVNRAPKVRRYRPGSRALMEIRAYQKSHNLLLRKLPFARLVREISNFYSREPLRWQVLGIEALQELSAKSSGNLEDVLQQF, from the exons ATGACAAGATACAAGGCTAATCCTGGCAAATTGTCAAAGACCAAGAAACCAAGCGTGTCTGCTACTAGCTCACCAGCTGTTTCGGACATTGTCGTACCCCGAGCTTCTCAAA TGGCTGGGAATCGCAGAAGAAGGTCGACAACCAAAGTAAATCGGGCACCCAAAGTCCGAAGATATCGTCCGGGATCGAGAGCACTGATGGAAATTCGTGCGTATCAGAAGTCTCACAACTTGCTGCTTAGAAAGCTACCATTTGCACGTCTG GTTCGAGAAatttccaacttctacagtagAGAACCATTGAGATGGCAGGTGCTGGGAATAGAGGCTCTACAAGAG TTATCAGCGAAGTCAAGTGGCAACTTGGAAGATGTTTTGCAACAGTTTTAA
- the LOC134195953 gene encoding uncharacterized protein LOC134195953: MQHHYLSDANIHYAKVEDRAFVYEEGQGNTYAIHNSRSREKAEKEYKTRKGRNEPSDSEEMKTAVKELEEDPDAAILEQLGLALGEFGIYGHESPCVLPLYSVVISVSRRLLQEKNTRSDRSLPRVRRESYSEAECAYPNPDNDCVGMCGLRCYCWSFVCGDCCFHQGCYDHDQCCISYLSFGCLFPITFSCNSYSC; encoded by the coding sequence ATGCAGCATCATTATCTAAGCGACGCCAATATTCACTATGCTAAGGTCGAAGACCGTGCGTTCGTTTACGAAGAAGGACAGGGAAATACATACGCAATACACAACTCACGATCTAGAGAGAAAGCCGAGAAAGAATACAAAACTAGAAAAGGCAGGAATGAGCCGTCGGACAGCGAAGAAATGAAGACGGCTGTTAAGGAACTGGAGGAAGATCCGGATGCTGCCATACTGGAACAATTGGGACTCGCTCTAGGAGAATTCGGAATTTACGGACACGAATCTCCTTGCGTTCTACCTCTGTACTCGGTTGTAATATCTGTCTCCAGACGATTACTACAAGAGAAGAACACAAGAAGTGATAGATCTCTTCCAAGAGTTCGACGTGAATCATACTCTGAGGCTGAGTGTGCTTACCCTAATCCTGATAATGACTGCGTTGGAATGTGCGGTCTTCGTTGCTATTGCTGGTCGTTTGTGTGTGGCGACTGCTGTTTTCATCAAGGATGCTACGACCACGACCAATGCTGCATCAGCTACTTGTCCTTTGGTTGCCTTTTTCCTATTACCTTCAGCTGTAACTCTTACTCGTGCTGA